The Pyrenophora tritici-repentis strain M4 chromosome 8, whole genome shotgun sequence genome contains a region encoding:
- a CDS encoding nuclear transcription factor Y subunit B-10 codes for MSTSPPKQEGVEPVQSPDEEQPMDRNTEENTGQVGYEFEVKEQDRWLPIANVARIMKMALPENAKIAKEAKECMQECVSEFISFITSEASEKCQQEKRKTVNGEDILFAMTSLGFENYSEALKIYLSRYRETLLANQNKPPTGQYAGGPGGPNSGGPESQGHVLNTDSEMGEDNQAAFGYQTIHTHNGNGNPDY; via the exons ATGTCGACCTCTCCCCCAAAGCAGGAGGGTGTGGAACCAGTCCAGTCGCCTGACGAAGAACAGCCCATGGACCGGAACACAGAAGAGAACACAGGTCAAGTAGGTTACGAATTCGAGGTCAAGGAGCAAGATCGATGGCTTCCAATCGCCAATG TCGCCCGAATCATGAAGATGGCCTTGCCAGAAAACGCAAAGATAGCAAAGGAAGCAAAGGAATGCATGCAGGAATGCGTCAGCGAGTTCATCTCCTTCATTACCAGCGAGG CCTCCGAAAAATGCCAGCAAGAGAAGCGCAAGACGGTCAACGGCGAGGACATACTGTTCGCCATGACTTCACTCGGCTTCGAGAACTACTCGGAAGCTCTCAAGATCTACCTCTCTCGGTACCGCGAA ACCCTCCTCGCAAATCAGAACAAGCCACCCACTGGGCAGTATGCAGGCGGGCCCGGCGGGCCCAACTCAGGCGGCCCAGAGAGCCAGGGGCATGTACTGAACACGGACTCGGAAATGGGCGAAGACAACCAAGCTGCCTTTGGGTACCAGACGATCCATACCCACAACGGAAACGGCAATCCCGACTACTAG
- a CDS encoding Glyco-transf-22 multi-domain protein — MFAFVFSNLALRSLLLAYTVPWTTSNISGYYRLSLYLLTIAGVVFRSELAILIGTITIYLFLTRRISITGIIIPAGLGGAVIGLLSTVCLDSFFWQSFPLWPEWTGFYYNTIQGHSADWGVSPWHYYFGNALPRLLLNPATYLICIPVAVLNTSSRGRSLDLLVPLLSFVAIYSFLPHKEWRFILYVIPGLTAVAAAGAAWIWTRRTKSLIYAGLSLMLVGSVMVSFVASSAILGISSLNYPGGEALQALHRDVEHPERSHFNVYFDNLACQTGVTRFLESHTGPQTVLDVLEEEEVTLQNRTWTYDKTEDPRTLLDPMFWTKFDYVLAEKPEKVIGKWEVVHVVYGFGGVVRLLKPGEESGKLAEPTYPNTSKSTEKDNWKTKTAAVWRSLEGALRHSAFKGYWVEIRMDPKILILENQAK; from the exons ATGTTTGCTTTTGTATTCA GCAACCTTGCCCTACGAAGCTTACTGCTTGCTTACACAGTTCCTTGGACTACCTCGAATATCTCTGGCTACTACAGATTAAGTCTGTATCTGCTCACGATTGCTGGGGTTGTCTTCCGCTCAGAGCTGGCCATCTTGATCGGTACCATCACCATTTACTTGTTTTTGACACGGAGAATCTCTATCACGGGCATCATTATCCCTGCTGGACTTGGGGGCGCCGTCATAGGACTTCTCTCCACCGTTTGCCTGGATTCGTTCTTTTGGCAATCGTTTCCACTTTGGCCTGAATGGACGGGCTTCTACTACAACACCATACAAGGACACTCGGCTGACTGGGGTGTCTCGCCATGGCACTACTATTTTGGAAACGCACTACCACGACTACTGTTGAACCCTGCGACTTATCTGATCTGTATCCCAGTTGCGGTCCTAAACACATCCTCTCGTGGACGTAGTCTAGATCTACTTGTTCCGCTACTTAGCTTCGTGGCGATATACAGCTTCCTACCTCACAAAGAATGGCGCTTCATTCTCTACGTCATACCCGGTTTGACGGCAGTGGCAGCGGCTGGAGCAGCATGGATCTGGACAAGACGAACAAAGTCTCTCATCTACGCAGGTCTGAGCTTAATGCTTGTAGGTTCGGTCATGGTATCGTTCGTTGCATCGAGTGCCATCTTAGGCATTTCCAGTCTCAACTATCCAGGAGGCGAAGCACTCCAAGCTTTGCACAGGGACGTGGAGCATCCTGAAAGATCGCACTTTAACGTCTATTTTGATAACCTCGCTTGTCAAACAGGCGTTACACGTTTCCTCGAGAGCCACACAGGACCCCAGACCGTGCTCGATGTActagaagaagaagaagttaCCCTACAGAACAGAACGTGGACATATGACAAGACGGAAGATCCGAGGACCCTTCTGGATCCCATGTTTTGGACTAAGTTTGACTACGTCCTCGCCGAGAAGCCAGAGAAGGTAATTGGGAAGTGGGAGGTCGTGCACGTAGTGTATGGCTTTGGTGGGGTCGTCAGGCTTTTGAAGCCCGGAGAGGAAAGCGGAAAGCTCGCTGAGCCCACGTATCCAAACACCAGTAAATCTACGGAGAAGGATAATTGGAAGACCAAAACTGCAGCGGTATGGCGTTCATTGGAAGGGGCGCTGAGGCATAGCGCTTTTAAGGGTTATTGGGTGGAGATACGGATGGACCCCAAGATCTTGATTTTGGAGAACCAGGCGAAGTAG
- a CDS encoding SUI1, Translation initiation factor 1 (eIF-1-SUI1): protein MSEETALPKPVIYCGVCSLPPEYCEFGGTTKKCEEWLEEAHPDLHAKLYSAEALQQNMASLSVDAQKRAEKDAQKKAAKAATAEARAAETRASSKILIKRIERNKRKYVTAVQGLEAFGLDIKKVAKDFGKKFATGSSVTKIPGGGEEITVQGDLSEEILEFLVDKYEGVPEDNVEMIEDKKKKKAEGV, encoded by the exons ATGTCGGAAGAGACAGCATTACCGAAGCCCGTCATCTACTGCGGAG TATGCAGTCTACCACCTGAA TACTGCGAGTTCGGTGGTACAACCAAAAAATGCGAGGAATGGCTTGAGGAGGCACATCCAGATCTGCACGCGAAGCTGTATTCAGCAG AAGCGCTACAGCAGAACATGGCCTCTCTCTCCGTCGACGCCCAAAAACGAGCGGAAAAAGACGCGCAAAAGAAGGCTGCCAAAGCCGCAACCGCCGAAGCACGAGCAGCTGAGACGCGCGCCTCTTCCAAGATCCTGATCAAGCGTATCGAGCGCAACAAGCGGAAATATGTTACAGCTGTACAAGGTCTCGAGGCATTTGGCCTGGACATCAAAAAGGTCGCCAAGGACTTCGGCAAGAAGTTTGCGACAGGATCAAGTGTTACCAAGATCCCAGGCGGCGGCGAGGAAATCACAGTGCAGGGAGACTTGAGTGAGGAAATATTGGAATTCTTGGTGGACAAATACGAAGGTGTGCCAGAAGACAATGTGGAGATGATCGaggacaagaagaagaagaaggccgAGGGTGTTTGA
- a CDS encoding Superfamily II helicase, whose protein sequence is MSKDQNNLAQFKYAAMSNLVLQVDRRFTNPRRPDEHTGDPESLAGRINIRDMGGRTGRDSANAQAKKLKGPGVERGNLGEGGDVLEREQRKRKRDDGTSGFGAIATADLNIEGLTYKPRTPATRQTFEFITTIVSRALGDVDPATTRSAADQVLEYLKDDNMKDFDKKKEVDDLLGTSMGAKEFNELVNLGKKITDYDAQDEDEGGDEEMADGEGADNGDNQGVAVVFDDEEEDEDGPQTFEVRDGDSSDEDEAAAPIEQIGEDQDMKGGGFVDTEETIIQGDTAAADAKSATDQLIPAHEIDAYWLQRQIGQIYEDAHIQQEKTRDALKYLAGVSDDGEEKELREIENDLMDLFDYEHHELVAKLVLNRDRVVWVTRWRRAAEDNDERTAVEREMKAAGQQKILQELRARETGIKAEDGAGAGKMKFNLKDISLPEPSNDVEMADAKPEGIVGGLQPSSRLVNLDNIVFDQGNHLMTNASVKLPQGSTRRQFKGYEEIHVPAPKAKRDPNEPALMPTSELPDWARVGFGNSKSLNRIQTKCFPTAFNDDGNMLICAPTGSGKTNVAMLTMLREIGKHRNPQTGEIALDDFKIIYIAPLKALVAEQVGNFGKRLEPYGIKVSELTGDRQLTKQQIAETQIIVTTPEKYDVITRKATDTSYINLVRLICIDEIHLLHDDRGPVIESIVSRTLRRSEQTGDQVRIVGLSATLPNYRDVASFLRVDPDKGLFHFDATFRPCPLKQEFIGVTDKKAIKQLKTMNDVCYTKVLEQVGEHRNQMLIFVHSRKETAKTAKYIRDKALEEESIGKILRSDAASREILREESESVQNADLKDLMPYGFGIHHAGMSRADRTSVEDLFADGSIQVLVCTATLAWGVNLPAHTVIIKGTQIYSPEKGSWVELSPQDVLQMLGRAGRPQYDTYGEGIIITTQAEIQYYLSLLNQQLPIESQLVSKLADNLNAEVVLGNVRNRDEAVDWLGYTYLFVRMLRSPALYRVGPEYENDTVLEQRRVDLVHAAAHVLEKCSLIKYDRKTGALNPTELGRIASHYYITHNSMATYNMHIQPGISAIELFRVFALSEEFKYIPVRQDEKIELAKLLGKVPIPVKEGVEEAQAKINVLLQAFISRLKLEGLALMADLVYVTQSAGRILRAIFEICLKKGWSQVAKLALDMCKMAEKRMWPTMTPLRQFPTCPRDIVQKAERIDVTWPSYFGLDPPSMGELLGMPKAGRLVCGLVEKFPRLQIEATPRPVTRSLLRLELTIRPDFTWDTELHGASEAFWILVEDCDGEQILFHDTFILRRDYSDGDANEHIMELTVPIDDPMPPNYFITVLSDRWMASETKLAVSFQKLILPAKFPAHTPVLDLQPLPVSALKRKEYMGLYENVGRFNKVQTQTFNTLYTTDDNTLVGAAAGIGKTICAEFAILRHWATDNEGRIVYLAPFQELVDNQYKNWNERLSGLSGGKDIVKLTGETTADLRLLEKGDLILATPSQWDSLSRQWQRRKNVQSVALLIADELHMLGGSNGHVYEIVVSRMQAMAIQIESKLRIVGLAVSLANARDIGEWIGATKHTIYNFSPAIRAVPLELKIQSFTIPHFPSLMMAMARPTYSAITQMSPDKPAMIFVPNRKQARNSASDLFNACVADENEDRFLNVELSEIQPILEKINEHSLAESLSHGIGYFHEALNTFDKRAVQHLFKVGAVQVMIVSRDSCWEVDSSAHLVVVQGTQFYEGREHRYVDYPISDILQMFGKAGRVGVDKSAKGVLMLPAVKREYYKKFLNEALPIESHLPDYLHDAFVAEISAKTIESTQEAVDWSTYTYFYRRLLANPSYYNLHSTSHEGLSAHLSDMVEQTLKELTDAQLIEHDEDEDSITPLNPCMIAAYYNISFITMQTLMMSLNGRTSLKGVLEIITAATEFEDIQIRRHEDHILQRIYDRVPFKMAEPNFETPHFKAFVLLQAHFSRMQLPIDLAKDQETVLRKVLNILSASVDVLSSEAHLNAMSAMELSQMVVQAMWQKDSPLKQIPHFDADTIKAAQKFDINDVDDFINAMDPDENPDYKKLIAALNVDQRQLADIANFTNNFYPNVELELELVDPENIASNSPAQLKVRVTRNIEEDEELKTEVHAPFYPVDKTESWWLVVGDQKERTLLAIKKVPILRKLQTVLEFTLEKPGKHELNCYLDVKPAI, encoded by the exons ATGTCGAAAGACCAGAACAATTTGGCACAGTTCAAATATGCGGCCATGTCCAACTTGGTCCTGCAGGTGGACAGGCGCTTCACAAACCCGCGCCGACCGGACGAGCACACTGGCGATCCTGAGTCGCTCGCAGGCCGCATTAACATCCGAGACATGGGAGGACGGACAGGTCGTGACAGCGCAAATGCGCAAGCAAAGAAGCTCAAGGGACCTGGTGTCGAACGAGGAAACCTGGGTGAAGGTGGCGACGTGCTGGAGCGTGAGCAGCGAAAGAGAAAACGGGACGACGGTACAAGTGGGTTTGGAGCTATCGCTACTGCCGACTTAAACATCGAAGGCCTCACATACAAGCCACGGACGCCTGCGACCCGCCAGACGTTCGAGTTTATCACCACCATTGTGAGCAGAGCTCTCGGCGATGTCGACCCCGCGACCACGCGAAGTGCGGCCGACCAGGTCCTCGAGTATCTCAAGGATGACAACATGAAGGACTTtgacaagaagaaggaagtGGACGATCTCCTCGGAACCTCCATGGGCGCAAAGGAATTCAACGAGCTTGTGAACCTGGGCAAGAAAATCACAGACTACGATGCGCAGgacgaggatgagggagGCGATGAAGAGATGGCCGATGGTGAGGGTGCCGACAATGGCGACAACCAAGGTGTAGCTGTCGTGTTcgacgatgaagaggaagacgAAGACGGGCCCCAGACGTTCGAAGTCCGAGACGGTGATAGCTCGGATGAAGATGAGGCAGCGGCGCCGATTGAGCAGATTGGAGAGGATCAGGATATGAAGGGTGGAGGCTTTGTGGATACAGAAGAGACGATAATACAGGGCGACACAGCTGCTGCGGATGCGAAGAGCGCCACAGACCAACTCATTCCTGCACACGAGATCGACGCGTACTGGTTACAACGGCAGATTGGACAAATATACGAGGATGCGCATATCCAGCAAGAGAAGACACGGGACGCGCTCAAGTATCTTGCAGGAGTCTCTGACGACGGCGAAGAGAAGGAGCTGCGCGAGATCGAAAACGACCTCATGGACCTGTTTGATTACGAACACCACGAGCTGGTTGCGAAACTTGTGCTCAACCGCGATAGGGTTGTCTGGGTCACAAGGTGGCGAAGAGCTGCAGAGGACAACGACGAGCGGACGGCAGTCGAGCGGGAGATGAAAGCTGCGGGGCAGCAAAAGATCCTGCAAGAGCTGCGCGCACGAGAGACTGGTATCAAGGCTGAGGATGGCGCTGGCGCTGGGAAGATGAAGTTCAACCTTAAGGACATCAGCCTCCCAGAACCCTCGAACGATGTGGAGATGGCTGATGCGAAGCCTGAGGGCATCGTTGGCGGCCTGCAACCATCGAGTCGACTTGTCAACCTGGACAACATCGTTTTTGACCAGGGAAACCATCTGATGACAAACGCTAGCGTAAAGCTGCCACAAGGCTCTACGCGACGACAGTTCAAGGGCTATGAGGAAATTCACGTACCTGCACCGAAAGCGAAGCGCGACCCCAACGAGCCGGCATTGATGCCTACCTCTGAGCTACCGGACTGGGCACGAGTGGGTTTCGGCAACTCGAAATCGCTCAATCGTATTCAGACTAAGTGTTTCCCGACAGCCTTCAATGATGACGGAAACATGTTGATTTGCGCGCCCACCGGATCCGGAAAGACCAACGTTGCAATGTTGACTATGCTCCGAGAAATCGGCAAGCATCGCAACCCACAGACCGGCGAGATCGCACTAGACGACTTCAAGATCATTTATATCGCTCCGCTGAAGGCTTTGGTGGCTGAACAAGTCGGTAACTTTGGCAAGCGTCTCGAACCCTATGGCATCAAGGTTTCTGAGCTTACTGGTGATCGCCAGCTCACCAAGCAGCAAATTGCAGAGACCCAGATCATCGTCACCACCCCTGAAAAGTACGATGTCATCACTCGTAAAGCCACTGACACGAGCTACATCAACCTGGTTCGTCTCATCTGTATTGACGAAATTCATCTTCTTCACGACGACCGTGGTCCAGTTATCGAGAGCATCGTCAGTCGAACCCTTCGACGCAGCGAGCAGACTGGTGATCAAGTACGCATTGTAGGATTGAGTGCTACTCTTCCCAACTACCGTGATGTGGCGAGCTTTCTCCGTGTGGACCCCGATAAGGGTCTGTTCCACTTTGACGCCACCTTCCGTCCTTGTCCGCTTAAGCAGGAGTTTATTGGTGTCACGGATAAGAAGGCAATCAAGCAGCTCAAAACTATGAATGACGTCTGCTACACCAAAGTACTGGAGCAGGTCGGTGAACACCGCAACCAGATGCTGATTTTCGTACACTCGCGAAAAGAGACTGCGAAGACGGCAAAGTACATTCGTGACAAGGCACTGGAGGAGGAGTCAATAGGCAAGATTCTTCGATCAGATGCTGCCAGCCGAGAGATCTTGAGGGAGGAGTCAGAGTCAGTACAAAACGCCGACCTCAAGGATCTTATGCCATATGGTTTTGGTATACATCACGCTGGTATGTCCCGAGCGGATCGTACTTCCGTTGAGGACTTGTTCGCCGACGGCTCCATTCAGGTCCTTGTTTGCACAGCAACATTGGCTTGGGGTGTCAACTTGCCTGCGCATACCGTCATCATCAAGGGAACGCAGATTTACTCTCCCGAGAAGGGTAGTTGGGTCGAACTAAGTCCACAGGACGTTTTGCAGATGTTGGGTCGTGCCGGTCGACCTCAGTACGATACCTACGGAGAGGGTATCATCATTACCACACAAGCCGAAATCCAATACTACCTGTCGCTGCTTAATCAACAGTTGCCTATCGAATCGCAACTGGTCAGCAAGCTTGCAGATAATCTCAACGCCGAGGTCGTGCTTGGAAACGTACGTAACAGAGATGAAGCGGTGGACTGGCTCGGTTACACATACCTCTTCGTCAGAATGCTTCGATCACCGGCTTTGTACCGTGTGGGCCCGGAGTATGAGAATGATACTGTACTAGAGCAGCGGCGAGTGGACCTTGTTCATGCGGCTGCACACGTCCTGGAGAAGTGCAGTCTCATCAAATACGACAGGAAGACTGGAGCGTTGAACCCGACCGAGCTTGGAAGGATCGCTTCCCATTACTACATCACTCACAACTCCATGGCAACGTACAACATGCACATCCAGCCTGGTATCAGTGCTATTGAGTTGTTCCGGGTGTTTGCACTCAGCGAGGAATTCAAGTACATCCCCGTCCGTCAAGACGAGAAGATCGAGCTTGCGAAGCTACTAGGCAAGGTCCCGATTCCTGTCAAAGAGGGCGTCGAAGAGGCCCAGGCCAAGATCAACGTTCTTCTTCAAGCTTTTATTTCTCGGCTCAAGCTGGAAGGACTAGCGCTCATGGCTGATCTGGTCTACGTCACACAGTCGGCTGGACGTATCCTGCGTGCAATCTTCGAGATTTGCCTCAAGAAGGGCTGGTCTCAGGTTGCCAAGTTGGCTCTTGACATGTGCAAGATGGCTGAGAAGCGTATGTGGCCTACGATGACGCCACTTCGACAGTTCCCCACTTGCCCAAGGGACATTGTGCAGAAGGCAGAGCGTATCGATGTCACATGGCCAAGCTATTTTGGCCTTGACCCGCCAAGCATGGGTGAGCTACTAGGCATGCCCAAGGCTGGCAGACTTGTGTGTGGTTTGGTAGAGAAGTTTCCACGCCTACAGATCGAGGCCACACCGCGACCGGTGACTAGGTCCTTGCTCCGCTTGGAACTCACTATTCGACCCGACTTTACCTGGGACACGGAGTTACATGGAGCCTCGGAAGCTTTCTGGATTCTAGTAGAGGACTGTGACGGCGAGCAGATTTTGTTCCACGACACCTTCATTCTCCGACGGGACTACTCTGATGGTGATGCCAACGAGCACATCATGGAGCTGACGGTTCCCATCGATGACCCGATGCCACCCAACTACTTCATCACTGTTCTCTCAGATCGGTGGATGGCATCTGAGACAAAGCTCGCTGTGTCTTTCCAGAAGCTCATTCTTCCAGCCAAGTTCCCTGCCCACACCCCTGTCTTGGACCTACAGCCACTGCCGGTTTCTGCCCTCAAGAGGAAAGAATACATGGGCTTGTACGAGAACGTCGGCCGCTTCAACAAGGTTCAGACGCAGACATTCAACACGCTGTACACCACAGACGATAACACTCTTGTTGGCGCAGCTGCAGGTATTGGCAAGACGATCTGTGCTGAGTTTGCTATCTTGCGACACTGGGCTACCGACAATGAGGGTCGTATTGTGTACCTAGCACCGTTCCAGGAGCTCGTTGACAATCAGTACAAGAACTGGAACGAGCGGTTATCCGGTCTCAGTGGAGGCAAAGATATTGTCAAGCTCACTGGCGAAACCACAGCCGATCTCCGATTGCTCGAGAAGGGTGACCTCATCTTGGCTACACCTTCACAATGGGATTCCCTCTCTCGCCAGTGGCAACGCAGGAAGAACGTCCAATCGGTAGCTCTGTTGATTGCTGATGAGCTACACATGCTCGGTGGTTCAAACGGCCATGTCTACGAGATTGTTGTTTCTCGTATGCAGGCAATGGCGATACAGATTGAGTCTAAGCTGCGCATTGTAGGCCTGGCTGTCTCTCTGGCAAACGCACGGGACATTGGCGAGTGGATCGGCGCGACCAAGCACACTATCTACAACTTCAGCCCGGCTATCCGAGCAGTACCACTGGAGCTGAAGATTCAGTCCTTCACCATTCCTCATTTCCCATCTTTGATGATGGCTATGGCGAGGCCGACTTACTCTGCTATCACACAAATGTCTCCCGACAAACCGGCTATGATATTCGTCCCTAACAGGAAGCAAGCTCGAAATTCCGCCTCCGATCTCTTCAACGCTTGTGTTGCCGACGAGAACGAGGATCGTTTCCTCAATGTTGAGCTGTCGGAAATTCAACCGATCCTTGAGAAGATCAACGAACACTCACTCGCGGAGTCGCTGTCTCACGGTATTGGTTACTTCCATGAGGCTCTCAACACTTTCGACAAGCGGGCTGTTCAGCATCTGTTCAAGGTCGGTGCTGTACAAGTCATGATTGTGTCACGCGATTCCTGTTGGGAGGTTGACAGCAGCGCTCATCTCGTCGTTGTTCAAGGCACTCAGTTCTATGAGGGACGTGAACACCGATATGTGGATTACCCCATCAGCGACATACTACAAATGTTCGGCAAAGCTGGTAGAGTCGGAGTGGACAAGTCTGCCAAGGGTGTACTCATGCTTCCTGCGGTCAAGCGCGAGTACTACAAGAAGTTCTTGAACGAGGCATTGCCTATCGAGAGTCATCTCCCCGATTACCTTCATGATGCCTTTGTCGCCGAAATCAGCGCAAAGACGATCGAATCCACACAAGAGGCTGTTGATTGGTCAACATACACGTACTTCTACCGTCGTCTGCTAGCCAATCCTAGCTACTACAACCTCCACAGCACTTCGCACGAAGGTCTCAGCGCGCATCTGTCAGACATGGTTGAGCAAACGCTGAAGGAGCTGACGGATGCCCAGCTGATCGAGCACGATGAGGATGAAGACTCCATCACGCCTCTCAACCCATGCATGATCGCCGCGTACTACAACATCTCCTTCATTACCATGCAGACTCTGATGATGTCTCTCAATGGCAGGACCAGCTTGAAGGGTGTGCTGGAGATTATCACCGCCGCCACAGAGTTCGAAGATATTCAGATACGAAGACACGAGGACCACATCTTACAACGCATCTACGACCGCGTTCCTTTTAAGATGGCCGAGCCCAACTTCGAGACGCCGCATTTCAAGGCTTTCGTCTTGCTTCAAGCTCACTTCTCGCGCATGCAGCTCCCGATTGATCTGGCCAAAGACCAAGAAACCGTGCTGCGAAAGGTGCTCAACATCCTCAGCGCCAGTGTTGATGTCCTCTCGTCCGAAGCTCACCTCAACGCCATGTCTGCCATGGAGCTCTCACAGATGGTGGTCCAAGCAATGTGGCAGAAGGACTCACCACTCAAGCAAATCCCCCACTTCGACGCCGACACGATCAAGGCAGCCCAGAAATTCGACATCAACGACGTCGACGACTTCATCAACGCCATGGATCCCGACGAGAACCCAGACTACAAGAAGCTCATTGCGGCCCTGAATGTCGACCAGCGCCAACTCGCCGACATTGCAAACTTCACAAACAACTTCTACCCCAACGTCGAGCTCGAGCTAGAACTCGTCGATCCAGAAAACATTGCCTCGAATTCGCCCGCCCAACTCAAAGTTCGCGTCACACGCAACATTGAGGAGGACGAGGAACTCAAGACAGAAGTTCACGCGCCGTTCTATCCTGTCGACAAGACGGAGAGTTGGTGGCTGGTCGTCGGTGACCAGAAGGAGCGCACGCTGTTGGCCATCAAGAAAGTGCCTATCCTGCGCAAGTTGCAGACCGTGCTCGAGTTTACGCTGGAGAAGCCTGGCAAGCATGAGTTGAACTGCTATCTT GACGTGAAGCCTGCGATCTGA